ACCTGGACGCACTGCTTGGCGGCGGATGACAGGGCCGCGCCCTTGGCCTGTCGGCTCCGGCGCCCAGGCACCGGACCGAACGGCGCGGCGGCGGGGGTGCCTGCGACTGCATCGCCTGGCCGTCGGGCGCGCTGTGGCGATGCAGCGGTGGTGCGTTGCGGCGATGAGGGGTGCGGGTCGCTGCGTGCGGGCGAACGGCCGCGATCCCGATTGGCTTCCAGGCGGGCATTCGGTTGGTTCCGGTCGGTGATCTGTAGTATGTGTCCTATTTCCCCGATGCCGATTGAGTCGACCACGATCGATCAATATGGACTAATACGGCGATATCCCTGCACCGGGTCAGTATCCTCCACCATCCTGCGCGCCTGCTCATCTAGACGGAGCACGGCCGCCGGCAAGCGACGGACCGGCGGAGTCTGCCCGCACCGCTGTGCCCGATGGACTTCAATGACGAGGCGATTCCAGAGATTGACCGGGCTGTCGGGCAAGGCGGCGCTGATCTTGAGGCTGCGGGTGAAAGCATCACATGCCGCCCTTTGTCTGCCTCCGGCCTGCCACTCCAGTACGCCGATATCGCGCCAGACGAGCTCGCCCGGATGACCAACGAGGCCGTCGGCACGGGCGCGGAGTATGCGCAGTAGCCTCATGAGACCCCCGGTCGGTGCCCCGCTGTTCAACAAGGCCGCGTCCGCCGCTGCCCGCGCGGTGTGCTGCAACGCGAACGGATCATTGTGACGTTCGATCAACGCTTCGGCCAGTTCCAGGGCATCGGCGGAGCGCCCCTGATGCACCGCGTGCCACACGCGATAGCCGAACAGGCGCGACCGGTCTGACTCGTTGAGCGTCTGTGCGTCGATCTCGTCCAGCCGTGTGCCAGCCTCGACCAGGTCAGCCGGCTCCCGCGCGAGCAGCAGCGCCCGGATGAGCGTCATCCGCGCCCTGAGCCAAAGCCGCGACTGCACGAAGCCGCTCAGCCGCGGCGCGTCGTCCAACTGTTCCCAGATGGTTCCGTACTGTTTCGTCAGCCGCAGATGATTGCGTGCATGGCGTTGCGCCGCGGCGAAATCGAGTCGCAACTCCTCGGTCAACGTGCGCAACACCTGTGCGTCCAGCATCAGGTGAAACAGGCTCGGGTCCATAGCGGTCGCCGTGGACAACGCGGACTGCCCAGCCAGCATCCGCTCGGCGGTTGGCAGGTCGCCCATCTGGTTCGCGACCTGGTGCATCAGGTTGTGCAGCCGGCAGAGCTGGGCAGGTGGTCCGTTGGTGGCGAGCAACGCGGACTCGATTCGTGTTAGCGCGGCGGCCAGCAAGTGGTGGTCCTGGGGCGCCTTGTGCGCACGCCACAGGCGCTCGAGTACGGCCTCCAGCGTCGCCATCGGCCCCGCTGTGCCGCAGCCGAGCACCCGGCGCCACAGGTGCGCGAGGGCAGTCGCGCGGCGCCCGTCGCAGTCAGCCTGCGTGCCGCAGTCGAGCAACGCCCAGCGTGCCAGGGCCGCGGCCAGATCGCCGTCGCGTTCGGCGATCCGCGCCCGCCGCTCGGCATAGCCGCCGAGGCCCTCAAACAGCCGCAGCCGATCCCGCTTTACCAGCGCGGCGAACAGCGCACGGCTCTCCCGACAGCGGCGGTTGTAGGTCAGATTCGCGATGAAGTCCGCGACCGCGAGACCGGCGGACTGCGCGGCTGGCCAGATGTGCATATCATGGGCATCGAGCCGCGCGAGCAGCCCGCGCGCGGCGAGTCCGACCTCCACCGAGTCCTCGATGCGCAGCACCACGTCGGCCAACAGGTCCTCGCGGGTCGACATCAGCGTGCCGTCACGCCGCTGGCGCCTCGCCACGATGACCTGTAGCGGCGCATCCTCGCGGTCCTCCGGCAGTGCTGCATCCGCCAGGGCCAACAGGTCCAGCAACATCAACCGATAGGTGCGCTCGCTATCCTTCAGTCCCGCGCCGCGGGTGTTCTCGACGACAAGCATGCTGGTCACGACTCCGGAGCTCCAGACCGCAGCGAGCACGGTGCGAGCGATGTCGGTCGCCTCCGTGTTGCCTCGCGTCTTTCGCAATTCGGTCAGGTGCAGGTCCGCGACGGTCGGGATGCGCAAGCGCTGCAGGACTGGCTCCAGTGCCGCCGCGAGCCGTTTCTCCGCGACCTCCGGTGCGCCGGCACAGAGAACGCCGCTGACGACCCAGCTCAGGCTCCTGGTGAAGTCACCGGATTCATCAATGAACAGGGTCCGGCTCACCGTGGCCATGGCGGTTTCCTCTGGTCGTAGCGTCTATCGAATTCATCCGGCCCGGGGTCTTCACTGGCAATGGGCATATAATCGCCGCAATGGGGGCAGCAGATATTGTAGGGGTCGAGCGGATGGGTCTCGTGGAAGGTCCAGTAGCCCCCTAACTTGAACAAATGGGTTCCACAGCCGGCGCTGACGTTCCAAACCAGCATTCGACCGCAAGCGCGACACCAACAGGCGCGACCGGGACGATCGGTTTCGGGCGTACCTGGCGGCGGCCGATCCATCATTTCTGTACCGCCGCAGGCTGGGCAGATCAGCGGATACCTTGGCGACCGATTGTCGTAGGCGCCCAGGCTGTCGTCGAGCCCGAGATACAGGTGCATCAGGATCAACCGGGCGAGTGGATCGGAGACTCCCGGCCGCAACAGGACTGCGCCATGTCGGTGGTCCGGGTTCTCTTGATCCCAGACCGGACGGGTTTCGGCTTCCGGAACCAGATGAGCCCCGCCATAATGGCAGTATGCGGAGCCCGCAGCGCCGGAATCGGCCCCGCGGCCAGGGTGGAGCACGAAGACCCGATTGTCGCCGGGCTCCCGGTACCCGCGCCGGGCAATGAGCTCATCCAACTCGTCGATGAGGCTCGGCCCGGCGCCTTTGTCGCCAATCCAGCCGAACGGCTTGCACTTCGCGTCGAGGATGAGCCGTGGATGTGCAGAAGCATCCGCGTCCCAACGATTGCCTGACCAGGGTTCGGTGTCTGTATCCCAACCGCTATGCGGTAGCACCGTGAGCGCGAAATCGGGTCTGGGCCATTGTGATTCCGGGCGGTCGGTACGCGGCAGCCCGGACTGGTATTCAAACAGCAGGTCGCGTCCGGTCGCAGGTCCCGCGAATCGCAGTGACAAAGTCCCTTGGCCGGTAACACAGCCGAGCAGCCGGTCCCGAAAATCCGCGGGCGGCGTCAGATGGAAGTGCTCGCGCAACACCGCGACGATGCGCAGCAGGCACCAACGCTCGTAAATCGTCGGCAGGTCGAGAATGCCAAGGTCTTCCAGCCGCAGGAGACCGTCGAGCTGGGAACTCGTCAGCCCCGCCGCGTCCAGGGCGCGTCGATAGGCACCCAAGGCGGCGCGATAGTCGGGATTCAGTACATAGGTCATTGAGCCGGTGAAGGCCGAGTGACGGGCGGTGCGAACGCTGAGCTTCTTCGCGCGTGTCTCAAGGGTCGAAACCTGATGGGCCAGGGGCGTCAGTTGTTCTACCATCCCGTGCCAAATCGCGCTGGCGGCACGCAGTCGTTCTGCTGAGCGCTGGGCCTCTTCGATATCCCGGCTTTGATCCTGAGCGTCGCGGCGGTTCAGGAATTCCAAGAAATCCCGCTGGGCAAGAGAGGCTTGCCGACCGCGGAGCGAGTCGATCTCTCCCCGCAGTCCCGGCTCCAGGTCCGACTCGATGCTGTTCAGAAATCGAACTTCCCAGATACTCCAATCCCCGGCATCAGACTGTCCATGATTGACGTGCTGAAAACCCCCAGAAAGCCGATAGCAATTACGCTTGCCATAAGGATTCTTCTTCCAGAAGACGGATGCAAGAGTTCCCGTGTCGCTTGAGAAATTCAACCGAACTCGCTCGCGTTTACCATGACCCCAAACGCCGATGCCCCAGAAACCGGGTTTTCCACGGGCAGCATCGACCATCGGGTTGTCGATGACGAGCAGTTCTGCGCCTTGAGCAGAGCCTGAACCAATGAGAAGTTGGTTCTTTGCTACACCATACAAACCGAGTCGTGACTCCAACTCTGCGATGAATCGCTCCAGCCCTCGCGCGTCAACCTTTGATCTACCAAGCGTATCGGTCATCAAGCGCGTTCTATCATCGTCTGCTAGTGCCCGGCGGATGAAATCGCTCGCCGCCCCCTGGGCACCCGCGTTCAGCGCCCGCAATGTGCGGCCAAGGCGCCCGCACATCGCCAGGAGTTGCCGGTTCTCGGGTGTGTCGAAGCTTGCGACGTGCCCACGCCCGCTGACCCGCCGAGGTGCGCCACGCGTGGCCAATTCCCGGAAGGTGCCGGTATGGGGCCGCACCCGCTCGATTGGCTGCAGCTCACGCACCTCGCGCAACTCGCGATGCGGCTGGTCCAGCGCCCGTCCGGCATAACGGATGAATGCGGAAACCGCCTCCAGAAAGACCGGATCGACGCCGCCGTCCGCGCGGCGATCGGTCCCGCGCGTCGGGCTCGAGGGCTCCAGGATCAGTTGCCAGGCACCATTGCGGAACTCATCCAGCAATGCATCGAAGTCGCCGCCCTCGAAGCCCGGCGCGTAGACCTGCAATCGGATCCGATCATCGCCCACTTGTAGCCGCGCATCGCCGGCGTGGCGGCACAGTGGGGCGTCATGGTAGTTCCCGTTCTTCGCGTTTCTCCATTTGCCCTTCTCGATCCACCACTCAGGCCCATCAGGCGCGCGGATCGGCACCATCGGGACGGGTCGATCGTCAGCCGCGATCAACACCGGCGCCGGGGCACCGGGCGGCAATTGAACTGCCAATTGACCGCCACCCGCCGACGGCAGGACCGGATAGGCTGCAATTTCGGCGATCCAACCTGTACCGTCGGGCTGCAATGGAATGGGATACTGGGCGACCTCGACAGCAAGCGGGATGTCCTGCTTTGCCCAGGCCACCCGAATGATCCGCAGTTCAAAAGAGGGCGAGTTGTCCATCAGGCCCAATAGTTGAAGATGCCGTCGTTGGCCTCGGCACGGGCGACCAATACGTCGAGATCGCGTTTGGCATTGAAGGGCTTAAAGTCCGGCAGATCATCGGCAAGCCGGCGCCGCAGCGCATCGACAATCGCGGCACAGCTTTGCTCGCCGCGACCCCGAGCCCGTTGCTTGCCATCGAACGATAAGCGGGGCAGCAGCTTTTGACGCAACAGATTGTTCAACGCAACCTGATTCAATCCGTTAGCCTCGTAGAGTTCCGCCAGCCGGTCGCGATAGAGCATCGCCTGGCGCATGGGTCGCATGCCGAGTTCGATCCCCAGCGGCGCGAGAAATTCCTTCGCATACTGCGTCAAAGATGCAACCAACGGATCGGCTGCGTCATATTCAGGGTACGCGGCTCTATTAGGAAACCGGGATGCCGGAATGCGAATACCATGCGGCGAACGGTCCGCTCCGCCAACCTCCTTCCTGACTTGGTCCCAATATTCAAGAGGACTTTGAAACTGAAGCACATGGGCGCGGTCGAGCACTTTTGGCGACAGGTAGTGTGTGGTATCGTCCATATTGACGGCGCCCACGAAACGCACGTTGCCGGGGATGGGTAGCCGTGAGGGTACCGTCAGTGCGCCGGAGAGCATGCGGCGGATGCGTGCGTGCAACTGAGGAAACGACTCGCCATCGGCAAGCGCCAGGCGCTCGGCGAGCAGCGCCATGGTCGGTCGGTCGGCGAGCAGGGTCTCAAGGCTTGCGGCATTCAGGTCCAGTGACAGGCCCAACAATGCCTGAACGAGCACGCGCAACTCAGTCAGTACGTGTCCGGCCTCGTCGTCCGGATAGAGATCAATGCTTGGGTCTTTACGCTCCTCCAACTGCGACAGAAAGTCGGCAAAATAGTATTCGACCCGGGCCAGGTTCATCTCGTCCAGGCAGATGATGTACAGCCGCCCCGGATCGCGGCTGGCCGCGAACAGGGCCTCGATAAAGGGGGTTCCGGTATAGGCGCGTTGTAGCGGGTTGTAGAATCCAATCAAGTCCTCCGCACTGGTCCAGTTGGGCTTGACCGAGATGATCTTCGCCACATTGCCGGTCGCCTTGGCATAGGACTTCACCAGATTCGTCTTGCCCGACCCGGACAGGCCGGAGAGGATGATCAGATCGCCGGTGCAGAGCAGCGCGTGGAAGTTGGCGAGCAGGTCCCAGGGATAGCCGATCCCGGTGCCGAAGAGATAACGCTGGATATGACAGATTGCGCCTGGGGTGTCGCCGTCGAATTCCGGCCAGTCCGCGAGCGCCGGGTCTACGGGTGCATTGTCATTGGGAAATAGTGCATGCCGCTGGGCGTCGGTGATCAGTTCCAACCGGCGCAACAGGTCGACTTGGGGCTTCACATAGGCCCGTAGTAACCGTTTAGCCCCCCCTGGGTGCTGGGTGCCAAGGAGTCCCGGCGGGTCGCGGCGGCCTTGATCATAAATCCGGCCATCAGCCCTTGCGGCGGCCCGTCGCGGCCGGGAACCGCTCCGACGCCGTAGGAGCGACCCCGGCTGCGACGCGTGCCAGCCGCGGCCGGGCCGCAATTATGATCACGGCCGGTCGCGGCGATCGGTCAGATGGCAGGTAAGGGCAACGGCGGGGCCTGAAGCCCTTGGCGGCGCTGGCGGACTACCTCGGCCAGATACGGCCAGGGCGAGACGGCGCGTTTGCGACAGGTCTCGATGACGCTGGCCAGGTGGGCGAAGGCGCGGGTGCCCTGCGCGGTGCGGGTCCCCATGCCGATGCGGCGGGCGATGACCCAGTGGCGCAGGGCGCGCTCGGCTTCGTTGTTGGTCAACGGCAACTCCGGATGGTCGAGTACCACCCAGAAGGTGTCCCAGTCGTTGAACAACTCGCGCGCCAGCGCGCGCATCTTCTCATGCGGCGCATCGACCTGACGCAGGCACTCGTCGAGCAGGGCGTTGAGCATCCGCGCATGCCGTGCGCGCAACACCCCGACGGGGGGCGGGGCGCCGCGGGCGTCGTAAACGGCGGCCATCACCGTCGCGATGACCGTCAGGATCTCGCTGCCAAAGCGCTGGGCCGCCGGTTCCAAGCCATCTTCCAGCGCCTGGGCCTTGCGGATCAGGTGGGCCAGGCAGCGCAGCCGTTGGTCCAGGTCGCGATAGGCCCAGAAGCCGTCGCTCATCAACCAGCCGTTGAAGGTCTCGCCGAGCACCTGGCGCACGACCTCCACCGAGCGCTTGCCAACGACGAACAGCGTGGCGGTGGCACAGGTGAACACCCACAGCCACCGCAGCCGACCATGCTCCTTCCAACTGGTTTCATCGGCATAGCGCAGTTCGACATTGCGCACCGCCGCGTAGAGTTCCGCCTCGACCACCGGGGCCACCGCCCGTCCGGCTTCGTGAAGGCACTGGTTGATGGTCGCGCTCGACAACTCCAGACCCAGCCAATCGGACAGAAACTCACGGACCCGCGCCCGCGACAACCGCATGCGCTGGCTCAAGGCGCAGATGAAGGACACTAGCAACGGTCCGGCCAAATGCCACTCGGTCAGGGCCACCGTCCACTCGACCTCGCCCGCCGCGCGCCCCGGCTGCGCCTGCGTCCAGTGGCCGCAATCGCAGCAGCATTCAAAATAGATGTGCTTGGTCTGGCGCAGGAGCAGTCCGGTCGCGCCGGCACCGGGCTGGATCAGCTCGATTTCGTAGCGGGCGTTGTGTGCCCGCGCCACATGAGCATCCGTCAACGCCTGGCCGCACCCCGCACAGCAGGTTGGCCGGTGAGGCTGCTCGGCGTCCACCGGCAGGTGCTGGGTGCGGCTGTGCCCCGGGCTGCCCGGGCGCCGACCGGGGGGCTGGCCGGTGACCGTCCGGTGCGAGCCCTGACGGCGCGGCCGGGGCGCCGCCGGCCCCGCCGGCTCAGCGTCGCCGGGGGTGTCTGCCGCAGCGGCCCCGTCCTGCGACCCCGCGGGGACGTCGGGCTGGCCAGCGGGCGTGTCCTGACCGCCCGTGCCCTCCCACGGCAGCCGCGTGCTCGGTGGCCGCGAACTGTTGGAGGGGTTCTGCCCCAGCCGCTCGCGCGCCGCCTTCAGGTCCGCCAGCGCCTTGCCCAACAGCACCCGCGCCTGCGCCGACGTGAGCGTCTGCAGGTAGGCGTCGTCGAATTGTCTGAGGTCGTGATCGCTCAGGTGCATGGCGGGGGCGTGGCGGCGCTGGCGCACTCTCGTATAGAAGCTTGGGCCATAGTTTGCCAGGACCGTCGAGCTTTGTCGCGTAGGCTTATGATCGTCGGCGAGGCATTCATCCGACTCCCGGCCATCCCGCTGGCCGCGCGGTCGCTGGTCCGCACAGCGGACCCTACGGGCGCGCAGCCTCCCCGTAGGGTCCGCTGTGCGGACCGGGCGTGGCTGGCCGAAACTACGTCACGCCGTCCGCGAGGGGGCTAAGAACAGGGGGGGGCTAAACGGTTACGGCCCGTAAGGCGCCGGTCTGGCTGCTGATCTCATCGCGTTTCCGATCGCGCTCCTTGCGAGCCACCGCGAGTTCCTCCTCGATGGCTTCGAGTTCTTGCTGTATCGCGAGTTCTTGCGCATGGTAGTCGGCTGCAAGTTCCGCCTCCCGCGCACGCGCGTCCTGCTCATGCTGCTCACGCTTGGCAGCGAAGTCATCCTCGACCTCTTGGGCCAACCGTTGATGTTCTTCCTTGATCTCGGCAAGCTCCTGGCTAGCGGCATCCCGCTCCTCCTGCACCTGTTCGCGCTCGCGCCGTTTGGTGTGGAGATCGGTGGCAACGTCGGCCGACTTCTGCTTGAGGTGATCGACTTGTTCAGCTAGCCGGTCCAACT
The DNA window shown above is from Candidatus Thiodictyon syntrophicum and carries:
- the tnpC gene encoding IS66 family transposase gives rise to the protein MHLSDHDLRQFDDAYLQTLTSAQARVLLGKALADLKAARERLGQNPSNSSRPPSTRLPWEGTGGQDTPAGQPDVPAGSQDGAAAADTPGDAEPAGPAAPRPRRQGSHRTVTGQPPGRRPGSPGHSRTQHLPVDAEQPHRPTCCAGCGQALTDAHVARAHNARYEIELIQPGAGATGLLLRQTKHIYFECCCDCGHWTQAQPGRAAGEVEWTVALTEWHLAGPLLVSFICALSQRMRLSRARVREFLSDWLGLELSSATINQCLHEAGRAVAPVVEAELYAAVRNVELRYADETSWKEHGRLRWLWVFTCATATLFVVGKRSVEVVRQVLGETFNGWLMSDGFWAYRDLDQRLRCLAHLIRKAQALEDGLEPAAQRFGSEILTVIATVMAAVYDARGAPPPVGVLRARHARMLNALLDECLRQVDAPHEKMRALARELFNDWDTFWVVLDHPELPLTNNEAERALRHWVIARRIGMGTRTAQGTRAFAHLASVIETCRKRAVSPWPYLAEVVRQRRQGLQAPPLPLPAI
- a CDS encoding McrB family protein produces the protein MELITDAQRHALFPNDNAPVDPALADWPEFDGDTPGAICHIQRYLFGTGIGYPWDLLANFHALLCTGDLIILSGLSGSGKTNLVKSYAKATGNVAKIISVKPNWTSAEDLIGFYNPLQRAYTGTPFIEALFAASRDPGRLYIICLDEMNLARVEYYFADFLSQLEERKDPSIDLYPDDEAGHVLTELRVLVQALLGLSLDLNAASLETLLADRPTMALLAERLALADGESFPQLHARIRRMLSGALTVPSRLPIPGNVRFVGAVNMDDTTHYLSPKVLDRAHVLQFQSPLEYWDQVRKEVGGADRSPHGIRIPASRFPNRAAYPEYDAADPLVASLTQYAKEFLAPLGIELGMRPMRQAMLYRDRLAELYEANGLNQVALNNLLRQKLLPRLSFDGKQRARGRGEQSCAAIVDALRRRLADDLPDFKPFNAKRDLDVLVARAEANDGIFNYWA